One Thalassotalea hakodatensis DNA segment encodes these proteins:
- a CDS encoding GntR family transcriptional regulator: protein MPNNNPTHRQAVTTADKVFQQLQFAIVEGEIAAGSKISEPELAKRFDVSRATLREALSRLEKCHLIVRKPNVGARVVECTIEGLLEIYQVREALEGMACRLAAENMTKQEIVDMQAMLDMHAKSKALKDGIAYYQEEGDLDFHYKVILASHNQQLIDLLCGQLYHLVRMYRIQFGMNSPRATKAFNEHANILQAIIDGDGELAEILMRRHIGASRKNIEQKIKQLAHNAQ, encoded by the coding sequence ATGCCGAATAATAACCCAACACATCGCCAAGCAGTCACAACTGCAGATAAAGTATTTCAGCAATTACAATTTGCCATTGTTGAAGGTGAAATAGCAGCAGGTAGTAAAATTAGCGAGCCTGAACTGGCTAAACGCTTTGATGTCAGTCGAGCAACGCTTCGGGAAGCATTAAGTCGCCTAGAAAAGTGCCACTTAATTGTGCGAAAACCTAATGTGGGGGCGCGTGTTGTTGAATGCACTATTGAAGGATTATTAGAAATTTACCAAGTAAGGGAAGCACTTGAAGGTATGGCGTGTCGACTTGCTGCTGAAAATATGACAAAACAGGAAATTGTCGACATGCAAGCTATGCTTGATATGCATGCTAAGTCAAAAGCGTTGAAAGATGGCATTGCGTATTATCAAGAAGAAGGCGATCTCGACTTTCATTATAAAGTCATCTTAGCAAGTCATAATCAACAACTTATTGATTTGCTTTGTGGGCAACTGTACCACTTAGTCCGTATGTATCGCATTCAATTTGGCATGAACAGTCCAAGAGCCACAAAAGCGTTTAATGAGCATGCCAATATATTACAAGCCATAATCGACGGTGATGGTGAGTTAGCAGAAATTTTGATGCGCAGACACATTGGTGCGTCACGTAAAAATATCGAACAAAAAATTAAACAATTAGCGCATAACGCGCAATAA
- a CDS encoding acyltransferase family protein yields the protein MSYPLIKDVIKKVNFRPQDHSQMPQRRYDLDWLRVILFSLLIIHHVGMFYVLNWGFHAKSQYRYEWLESVLLVVEPWRMPAIWFISGVAIRFILIKVTILSFISLRSLRLLLPLAFGIFIVVPPQLYIEMTANGDIVMDFWRFMQAFYDPQSTLFEQYQAGIWPHIDVNHLWYLRSLWYYSLTLVFLLPALNSNIIEGLKSWLASKHGFWTVLCLIVCVFAVQIIWRNDETRYPIGFLFLMLGYLVGWHTVFWQKLLTAIRPLCASFIVLCICFLIVYNLYYLDMYKGIELPYLIEAISLFIYSALRIVGLFLVLALSHRFLTKKTQKLAYFNDAVYPFYLLHQSIILVVGYYLTQLSLGGAVESLILLFITTAMCFLLFELIKRIELLRPFFGLKMQGSYPSWSVSLGYIIGGLLISPLIYQLIF from the coding sequence ATGAGTTACCCATTAATAAAGGATGTTATAAAAAAGGTTAACTTTCGACCTCAAGATCACTCACAGATGCCACAAAGACGTTATGATCTTGACTGGTTGAGAGTCATTTTATTTAGTTTATTAATTATTCATCATGTAGGTATGTTTTATGTACTCAATTGGGGGTTCCATGCAAAAAGCCAATACCGCTATGAATGGTTAGAAAGTGTGCTTTTAGTGGTTGAGCCCTGGCGTATGCCAGCCATTTGGTTTATTTCCGGTGTCGCTATCAGGTTTATTCTAATAAAAGTGACGATTTTATCTTTTATTTCACTACGCAGTTTACGACTGTTATTACCATTAGCCTTCGGGATCTTTATTGTCGTCCCTCCTCAATTATATATAGAAATGACGGCAAATGGCGATATTGTCATGGATTTTTGGCGATTTATGCAGGCGTTTTATGATCCACAATCAACATTATTTGAACAGTATCAGGCAGGTATATGGCCTCATATTGATGTGAACCATTTATGGTACTTACGATCGTTATGGTATTACTCATTAACGCTGGTATTTTTGTTACCCGCTTTAAACAGTAACATTATCGAAGGGCTTAAATCATGGCTAGCGAGTAAACATGGATTTTGGACGGTTTTATGCTTAATTGTCTGCGTTTTTGCTGTTCAAATAATATGGAGAAATGATGAGACACGTTATCCCATAGGCTTTCTGTTTTTAATGCTAGGTTATCTGGTCGGTTGGCATACGGTATTTTGGCAAAAACTGCTTACGGCTATAAGGCCATTATGCGCTAGTTTTATTGTGCTTTGTATTTGCTTTCTGATTGTCTATAACCTTTATTATCTTGATATGTATAAAGGAATTGAGCTTCCTTACTTAATTGAAGCGATTAGTTTATTTATTTATAGTGCGTTACGCATAGTAGGTTTATTTTTAGTGTTAGCGCTTAGCCATCGTTTTTTAACTAAAAAAACACAAAAACTCGCTTACTTCAACGACGCAGTTTATCCATTTTACCTTTTACATCAGTCTATTATTTTGGTGGTAGGCTATTACTTAACACAGTTATCGTTAGGCGGAGCGGTTGAATCATTGATACTGCTATTTATTACAACAGCCATGTGTTTTCTACTTTTTGAGCTGATCAAACGTATTGAGCTATTACGCCCATTCTTTGGCTTGAAAATGCAAGGTAGTTATCCTTCATGGAGTGTCTCACTAGGTTATATTATCGGCGGCCTGTTGATCAGCCCTTTAATTTATCAATTAATTTTTTAA
- a CDS encoding LytR/AlgR family response regulator transcription factor, with translation MHYQRNKMRYEMLFLFCYFFINATVLATSVLMEAKRTGGTLPFSLWEPFTWEYTSALSSLLLFPLIITLINRVPLNGQQIKRTFAIYFSAAIVFSFCHVLLMVLMRKFIYAVNSRHYDFGNISFEMLYELRKDIWSFVFFVIFIHAYRFILSRLQGEANPIQEGETQIESQQLTTNIDRLLIKKLGKEFIIKIEHVEWMEASGNYVNLHIDERVYPIRSTLTALIAKLENKGFCRIHRSHAVRLDAIESITPLSSGDSEVKMQSGKRLNLSRRYKDGLKLMLS, from the coding sequence ATGCATTACCAGCGGAATAAAATGCGCTATGAAATGCTGTTTTTATTTTGTTATTTTTTCATTAATGCCACAGTACTAGCAACATCTGTACTGATGGAAGCCAAGCGTACCGGAGGCACTTTGCCTTTTAGTTTATGGGAGCCTTTTACATGGGAATATACTAGCGCTTTAAGCTCACTTCTATTGTTTCCATTAATCATCACTTTAATCAATAGAGTCCCTCTTAACGGGCAACAAATTAAGCGTACATTCGCTATCTATTTTAGCGCTGCAATTGTCTTTTCATTCTGTCATGTCTTATTGATGGTACTTATGCGAAAATTTATCTACGCAGTAAATTCTCGTCACTATGATTTTGGTAATATCAGTTTCGAAATGCTCTATGAGTTGAGAAAAGATATTTGGTCTTTTGTGTTTTTTGTGATCTTTATTCACGCTTACCGTTTTATACTCAGTAGATTACAGGGTGAAGCAAACCCTATTCAAGAAGGAGAGACACAAATTGAAAGCCAGCAACTTACTACCAACATTGATCGGCTATTAATTAAAAAACTTGGCAAAGAGTTTATTATAAAAATTGAACATGTAGAGTGGATGGAAGCTTCAGGAAACTATGTAAATTTACATATTGATGAGCGTGTGTACCCTATTCGTTCGACCTTAACGGCATTAATAGCAAAATTGGAAAACAAAGGGTTTTGCCGAATTCACCGTTCTCATGCGGTAAGGTTAGATGCAATCGAATCTATTACTCCGCTGAGTAGTGGCGATAGCGAAGTAAAAATGCAATCAGGCAAAAGGTTAAATTTATCTAGGCGCTACAAAGACGGATTAAAGTTAATGTTAAGCTAA
- a CDS encoding nucleoside recognition domain-containing protein, with the protein MLNNIWISFFVIAFASACYQWLFLDNAAVFAQVMDAVFNMSSVTVEIAIGLIGVLSFWLGAMKIAENAGLIQAISRAISPLFCRLMPEVPKGHAAMGSMTMNLSANVLGLDNAATPLGLKAMQDLQQLNPKKEIASNAQILFLVLNTSSITLFPVTVFVYRAQQGAASPTDVFIPILLATFASTIAGLLVVAMVQRLKLFNLVVFSYFALMFACLAAIVTYFATLSANLVAEQSSLMANVVIFSLLIVFIITAYFRRVDVYQSFIEGAKEGFKTSINIIPYLLAMLVAIGVFRASGALDVLINAIRQVVIYVGFDTRFVDALPTAFMKPLSGSGARAMMVETMNTHGADSFAGRLASIMQGSTETTFYVLAVYFGSVGIRYTRHAISCGLVADVAGMSAAIAVCYWFFG; encoded by the coding sequence GTGCTAAATAATATTTGGATTTCCTTTTTTGTTATTGCTTTTGCAAGTGCTTGTTATCAGTGGTTATTTCTCGATAATGCCGCTGTTTTCGCGCAAGTAATGGATGCCGTTTTTAATATGTCATCGGTCACAGTAGAAATTGCAATCGGTTTAATTGGTGTGTTGTCTTTTTGGTTAGGTGCCATGAAAATCGCTGAAAATGCCGGATTAATTCAAGCGATATCACGTGCTATTTCACCCTTATTTTGCCGCTTGATGCCAGAAGTACCAAAAGGCCATGCTGCTATGGGATCAATGACGATGAATTTATCGGCAAACGTCCTTGGCTTAGACAATGCTGCGACCCCTTTAGGGTTAAAAGCAATGCAGGATCTTCAACAATTAAACCCTAAAAAAGAGATTGCCTCTAACGCACAAATATTGTTTTTAGTGTTAAATACCTCTTCTATTACACTTTTTCCTGTAACGGTATTTGTTTACCGTGCTCAACAAGGTGCTGCTTCACCAACTGATGTGTTTATTCCTATTTTGTTAGCAACCTTTGCTTCTACTATCGCAGGCTTGCTTGTGGTTGCAATGGTTCAACGATTAAAATTATTTAATTTAGTTGTCTTTAGTTATTTCGCGTTAATGTTTGCGTGTTTGGCAGCTATTGTTACTTATTTTGCTACATTGTCGGCGAATTTAGTCGCCGAGCAATCTTCATTAATGGCCAACGTAGTTATTTTTTCATTGTTAATCGTTTTCATTATCACTGCTTATTTTCGTCGGGTTGATGTGTATCAAAGTTTTATAGAAGGGGCAAAAGAAGGCTTTAAAACCAGTATTAACATTATTCCTTATTTACTTGCTATGCTAGTTGCAATTGGGGTTTTTCGTGCAAGTGGTGCATTAGATGTGCTCATCAACGCTATTCGGCAAGTGGTGATTTATGTTGGGTTTGATACGCGCTTTGTCGATGCCTTGCCAACTGCTTTTATGAAACCGTTAAGCGGTTCTGGGGCTAGAGCTATGATGGTAGAGACCATGAATACTCATGGCGCTGACTCTTTTGCGGGTCGATTAGCTTCAATCATGCAGGGCTCAACTGAAACAACCTTTTATGTATTGGCAGTATATTTTGGCTCTGTGGGTATTCGTTATACACGACATGCCATTAGCTGTGGTTTAGTCGCCGATGTTGCTGGCATGTCAGCAGCTATAGCAGTGTGTTACTGGTTTTTCGGATAA
- a CDS encoding TatD family hydrolase — MYIDSHCHLDRLDLSEFDNNLDNVVAAATSAGVSHLLCVCVTLKDFPAMAEKTAHFDNVLLSCGAHPLNQEDAIDEKNLAQLATHPRVIAIGETGLDYHYAPETKDLQLDSFRKHVRVARACDKPLIIHTRDAQQDTLTILRDEKASDVGGILHCFTETWDMAEQAIELGFYISFSGIVTFKNASALREVAKLVPDDRFLIETDSPYLAPVPHRGKQNQPAYVVEVAKHLASIRGQSVEDVARLSSENYRRLFKL; from the coding sequence TTGTATATTGATTCTCACTGTCACTTAGATCGACTTGATTTATCAGAGTTTGATAATAATTTAGATAATGTTGTAGCAGCAGCAACTTCTGCTGGTGTGAGCCACTTATTGTGTGTTTGTGTGACGCTAAAAGACTTCCCCGCAATGGCTGAGAAAACTGCACATTTTGATAATGTATTATTATCTTGCGGTGCACACCCTTTAAACCAAGAAGATGCCATAGATGAAAAAAACCTTGCCCAGTTAGCGACGCATCCCCGTGTTATTGCTATAGGTGAAACAGGGTTAGATTATCATTACGCACCTGAAACTAAAGACCTACAATTAGATTCGTTTCGTAAGCATGTTCGTGTTGCTAGAGCATGTGATAAACCGCTTATTATTCATACTCGTGATGCTCAACAAGATACATTAACAATTCTACGTGATGAAAAAGCAAGTGATGTTGGTGGTATTTTACATTGCTTTACTGAAACTTGGGACATGGCTGAGCAAGCGATTGAATTAGGTTTTTATATTTCATTTTCAGGTATCGTGACGTTTAAAAATGCCAGTGCTTTAAGGGAAGTGGCTAAATTAGTGCCAGATGACCGTTTTTTAATTGAAACAGACTCTCCTTATTTAGCGCCGGTTCCTCATAGAGGGAAGCAAAATCAACCCGCTTATGTCGTGGAAGTAGCTAAGCACTTAGCAAGTATTCGTGGCCAATCTGTGGAAGATGTTGCTAGGCTATCCTCTGAAAATTACCGTCGGTTATTTAAACTTTAA
- a CDS encoding PilZ domain-containing protein produces the protein MEPLYLEFVSERDLYQSYMPFVKKGGLFVRTTETFELDTDIELQVLLPDSLEPSTIVGKVCWITPVGAQNGTPAGIGISFIEDPENTRSQIEKSIGRLLSSSDPTLTM, from the coding sequence ATGGAACCGCTCTATCTTGAGTTTGTAAGTGAAAGAGATTTATATCAATCATATATGCCGTTTGTAAAAAAAGGCGGTTTATTTGTGAGAACTACAGAAACGTTTGAGCTTGATACAGATATAGAATTACAGGTACTTTTGCCTGATTCATTAGAGCCTTCAACTATTGTCGGTAAAGTGTGTTGGATAACACCCGTAGGTGCTCAAAATGGCACGCCGGCAGGTATTGGGATCAGCTTTATTGAAGATCCTGAAAATACTCGAAGCCAAATAGAAAAATCGATAGGACGCTTGCTGAGTTCATCTGATCCTACACTTACCATGTAA
- a CDS encoding DNA polymerase III subunit, which produces MTTSWLSSHKQLLLQQIKQQTLPHALMVTGVTGSGKLELVNWLAQALLCQVSFVDETNGIVPCLQCKGCHLVKQASHPDLLHVELTGNNVGVDQVRALGRFLEKTAQFGQHQVAIVHQADRLTESAGNALLKTLEEPTKNSFIVLIANDEQRLLPTLISRCRVVAIRPPIGEDLLQELGGQSDDPFVNLSHLPEITDPKIMAQFHQTREKFHYFITTTHGRMALLELLKSNDNSARWLEKIITDLVRGQSQWLHVEPTNVSFTNDLTKQQFWQIYNIIKQFNQKSAKLSQFNREFGLEKLLVDIQMILQNKENEYGTALS; this is translated from the coding sequence ATGACTACATCTTGGTTATCGTCACATAAGCAACTGCTTTTACAGCAGATAAAACAGCAAACATTACCGCATGCTTTAATGGTTACAGGCGTTACAGGTTCAGGAAAACTTGAATTAGTGAATTGGTTAGCACAAGCATTATTGTGCCAAGTTTCATTCGTAGATGAGACAAACGGCATTGTGCCTTGTCTACAATGTAAAGGTTGTCATTTAGTCAAACAAGCGTCTCACCCTGACTTATTACATGTTGAGTTAACCGGCAATAATGTTGGAGTTGATCAGGTAAGAGCATTAGGCCGATTTCTTGAAAAAACCGCGCAGTTTGGCCAACATCAAGTGGCAATTGTGCATCAAGCTGATAGACTTACGGAATCGGCTGGTAACGCGTTACTAAAAACACTGGAAGAGCCAACCAAAAATAGCTTTATTGTCTTGATTGCAAATGATGAACAACGTTTATTACCGACGTTAATTAGTCGATGCCGTGTCGTTGCTATTCGACCGCCTATCGGTGAGGATTTATTACAGGAATTAGGCGGCCAAAGTGATGACCCATTTGTAAATTTGTCACATTTACCTGAAATTACTGATCCAAAAATAATGGCACAGTTTCATCAAACACGTGAAAAGTTTCATTATTTTATCACGACAACTCATGGTCGAATGGCATTGCTTGAACTTTTAAAATCTAATGATAATAGTGCTCGTTGGCTAGAAAAAATAATAACTGATTTAGTTCGAGGGCAATCACAATGGTTGCATGTTGAACCAACAAACGTATCATTTACTAATGACCTAACAAAGCAGCAGTTTTGGCAAATATATAATATCATCAAACAATTTAATCAAAAAAGTGCAAAATTAAGCCAGTTTAATCGTGAATTTGGTTTAGAAAAACTACTGGTCGATATACAAATGATTTTGCAAAACAAGGAGAACGAATATGGAACCGCTCTATCTTGA
- the tmk gene encoding dTMP kinase has product MQKGLMVVCDGSNGAGKTTVIEKLKAHVIHQGLEVVLTREPGGTPISEKIREIILDKNNAEMFDITELLLFAASRAQHVNEKILPAVERGAVVICDRFDAATFSFQHYARGIDLTLIKTINDIAKNGFQPDMNIILDLDPVIGLSRVYGRGDKLDRMEDEKLDFLIKAREGYLAQARENPDTFTVIDAANTKQQVADDAIRCLNSLLVARGII; this is encoded by the coding sequence ATGCAAAAAGGGTTAATGGTTGTATGCGATGGCAGTAATGGGGCAGGTAAAACAACGGTTATCGAAAAGTTAAAAGCGCATGTTATTCATCAAGGCTTAGAGGTTGTTTTAACGAGAGAACCGGGTGGTACACCGATAAGCGAAAAAATTAGAGAAATAATACTCGATAAGAATAACGCAGAAATGTTTGATATTACCGAATTGTTATTATTTGCAGCATCTAGAGCACAACACGTCAATGAAAAGATTCTTCCAGCAGTAGAACGCGGTGCCGTGGTTATTTGCGATCGGTTCGATGCCGCGACGTTTAGTTTTCAACACTATGCGAGAGGTATTGATTTAACCTTGATAAAAACCATTAATGACATTGCAAAAAATGGTTTCCAGCCTGATATGAATATTATTTTAGATCTTGATCCCGTTATTGGTTTATCGCGCGTATATGGCCGCGGTGATAAATTAGATAGGATGGAAGATGAAAAATTAGATTTCTTGATCAAAGCACGAGAAGGTTACCTTGCGCAGGCACGAGAGAATCCAGATACTTTTACCGTCATTGATGCTGCTAATACTAAACAACAGGTTGCTGACGATGCTATTCGCTGTTTAAATTCATTGCTTGTTGCTCGTGGTATTATTTAA
- a CDS encoding M60 family metallopeptidase has product MKITKNKISLALMMCTSVVGGVLIGCGSGGSSESKQETVTEDVVEVPDNTEEPEQSTLSFEKQFIVTAADPNLCIDTTADNKVTLTDCQNTKPSQLWRYDLADKLLINESTDKCVTTIDSALGLNTCQNSANQQWVFEDNIFSQDGHSFDVNMSELSLIVYATHGGINQQWFVPSVAAESIDESYVSNFPISRSNKSAYTMEQTMDIINRRTPIDEALPFPRDVSEFPGNVSADKPRITKQVTFNRYFYEDTTSDTLDRQHWINTGTYAVAGEIIEIDVTAEENVDELYAIINVHTDALGLNSANVVADNSVKRFPSVSTKIRLHNGKNQLRSQYGGQVVIASNMSDDSDVTISVSNVVETTYFKLGRDSFSDWLSIRDKSAPWGVLEGEHAVLDLSKAELQKVDDPEKLLKTFDQTVTLVRDLAGFEDDATGVHKMPTLKERFVSDVQITAGFAHAGFPIMASPGWNLYSLDTAQNNGWGNWHETGHNYQQFCLWSSAFGTESTVNLFSLYVQENVNQPSRIQIENRYTNAINKLNDNFSFTNDADVWDKLVFLMQIKHALPDIGWDMFRQLNRRFREMDTTQQASVCQSDEASFSMTFELLSDITGYDLTTHFKTWGVNVSEASYQKVADKNLPQPPVNISGVNPQ; this is encoded by the coding sequence ATGAAAATAACAAAAAATAAGATAAGCTTAGCTTTAATGATGTGCACAAGCGTTGTAGGTGGGGTTTTAATCGGTTGTGGTAGTGGGGGAAGCTCTGAATCAAAACAAGAAACAGTTACTGAAGATGTTGTTGAAGTGCCAGACAACACAGAAGAGCCTGAACAATCAACATTGTCATTTGAAAAGCAATTTATTGTAACAGCAGCTGATCCTAACCTTTGTATCGATACTACGGCTGACAATAAAGTTACCTTAACAGATTGCCAAAACACTAAGCCTAGCCAGTTATGGCGTTATGATTTAGCAGATAAATTATTGATTAATGAATCAACAGATAAATGTGTAACCACCATTGATAGTGCTTTGGGACTTAATACGTGTCAAAATTCAGCTAACCAACAATGGGTATTTGAAGATAATATTTTCTCACAAGATGGACATTCTTTTGATGTTAATATGAGTGAGCTAAGCCTTATTGTTTATGCAACTCACGGCGGCATTAACCAGCAATGGTTTGTACCTTCTGTGGCCGCTGAATCAATTGATGAAAGCTATGTGAGTAACTTTCCTATTTCACGCTCTAATAAAAGCGCCTACACCATGGAACAAACCATGGATATCATCAACAGAAGAACCCCGATCGACGAAGCATTACCTTTTCCGCGAGATGTGAGTGAATTTCCTGGTAACGTTTCAGCTGATAAACCACGTATTACGAAGCAAGTCACTTTTAATCGATATTTCTATGAAGATACCACATCAGATACATTGGATAGACAGCATTGGATTAATACCGGCACTTACGCTGTTGCAGGTGAAATTATTGAAATTGATGTAACAGCAGAAGAAAATGTTGATGAGTTATACGCCATTATTAATGTACATACGGATGCATTAGGGTTAAATTCGGCCAATGTGGTTGCAGACAACAGTGTTAAACGTTTTCCTAGTGTTTCTACAAAAATTAGATTACACAATGGTAAGAACCAATTACGTAGCCAGTATGGCGGCCAAGTAGTGATCGCATCTAATATGTCAGATGATAGTGATGTGACAATTAGTGTGTCTAATGTGGTCGAAACTACCTATTTCAAACTTGGACGAGATAGCTTTAGTGATTGGTTATCAATTCGCGATAAAAGTGCGCCTTGGGGCGTATTAGAAGGCGAGCATGCGGTACTTGATTTATCTAAAGCTGAATTGCAAAAAGTTGATGACCCAGAAAAGTTATTAAAAACCTTCGATCAAACTGTAACCCTTGTACGCGATCTCGCTGGCTTTGAAGATGATGCTACGGGTGTGCATAAAATGCCAACATTAAAAGAGCGTTTTGTTTCTGATGTTCAAATCACCGCAGGTTTTGCCCATGCAGGTTTTCCCATTATGGCTAGCCCAGGCTGGAATTTATATTCACTAGATACCGCACAAAATAATGGTTGGGGTAACTGGCATGAAACTGGTCATAACTACCAGCAGTTCTGTTTATGGAGCAGCGCGTTTGGCACAGAATCAACCGTGAATTTATTTTCACTTTACGTACAAGAAAACGTCAATCAACCTTCTAGAATTCAAATAGAAAATAGATATACCAATGCGATTAATAAATTAAATGATAACTTTTCTTTTACAAACGATGCAGATGTCTGGGATAAATTAGTCTTTTTAATGCAAATTAAACATGCTCTACCTGATATCGGTTGGGATATGTTTAGACAATTAAATAGACGTTTTAGAGAGATGGATACTACGCAGCAAGCATCAGTATGCCAAAGTGATGAAGCTAGTTTTAGCATGACGTTTGAATTGCTTAGCGATATTACTGGCTATGACTTAACAACTCATTTTAAAACCTGGGGAGTTAATGTATCCGAAGCAAGTTATCAAAAAGTAGCGGATAAAAATTTACCTCAACCACCAGTAAATATTTCAGGTGTGAATCCACAGTAA